In Myripristis murdjan chromosome 18, fMyrMur1.1, whole genome shotgun sequence, the sequence tgtcacagtcacacagggTTTCCTCTGTTTGGCTGCAGGGGCTGAGAGGGTTTAGTTGCTGTTAGCAGTTTCCTCCACTAGATGTcgccacataaacacacatgaaaagcCTAGGAGAGCCTCTGTAACTGTTCAGCTCTCagcttagagagagagagagagcatgtatatgtatatacctCCACTGGCATCTTCATTTATGCAAACTAAGTGGCAACACATATCTGGACCTACAGGACAAAGAGTGAATCACCTGGGTAAATTTTAATCTGTTCACTCCGATGTTGATTCATGAGTTTTGTCCGTCATTTCAGTTGATTTAATTTACACTTCTTTGCCTTTCTTTAAATTTCTTCAGGGCAACACACATTCAATCCCAGAGTGaacataaatgaatataagcTGTGTTTTTGCTAAAAGTATTGCATGTTTTCACAAAACAATTTATATTATAGCAGCTCTGTTTCAGTGAGGTTTGTGTGAAGAATAccatgaaacagaaaacaggcaaTATATTCTGTGTTTCACTCACTACAAACTACAAAAGAAGCATTCATGTGAATTAAAGCATGAAACAATAATGATCTTTTATGCTATGTACTTGTCCCTGaggtgatttattatttattttggtagaACAATACTGCATTACATAAAACGaattaacaaaataattcacaaaataatttccatGTTTAAAGAAGAGTTGGAAGTTGTAGAAACAGAATAGTCCCCCATGTTTATGACAGCCTGTCTGATGCACCAACGTCTTTCTCACGATATCTCAGCGCTCTTGTTTTCATTCTAAACAATAACCCTCAGAAACAGCATGTGTGGGTTCTTCAGTTGTGTTCAAGGGGAACCCTTCACTCTTTGTGAAGGAGTGACGTGCCTCAGAGTCGACCGTCCTCTTTGCCGACGAGCCGCCCAGCTCCTCCGCTGGAGTGCATAACACTCTGAGTCTctggaaggaggagggaaagaaaagataCCATTAACTCTCCACTACAGCAATCCATACTGCATTACATTAAACACAATATGAGCCCCATGAAACCTGTCGCTCATGCCACTTTTATCCCTCTAGGCAGTATCAGGgtagaaaacacagcagagatagTCTAAAAAGGGAGATATTCCACCTGCAAGAATATTTTGGGCCACCTCCAAGGGCTGACTCTGAGCCCAGAACTggctaaacagagtcaaatgaaaaGGGACATGACAACAATTTCTGTTTCCAAGTAAAGTTTCACATAATTTTTCATCTGTGCCATAAAACCTAAAATTACATTTGACACAAATCAATTTAAGCAGCAACATGGCGCGCTCTCTTGCATGAATACACATAgctatttaaaatgttattgtttCCCATCACATCCAAGAGCTGGACAGAACCCACTTGCGGTGATCAAAGCTAACATGTGAAAGCTGTTCAGTATGCAGACTACCTGTCTCAGGGTCCCTGGGGTTACAGTCAAACTGTAGAGAAACCACAGAGGAACCAGGAGAGCTGAAGAGAGAGTAAGGAATATCCCGATGGAGTAGCCCCACCAGGGGTATTGGTAGGTGTTGTTGTATTTCAGAGGGGTGAACTTGATCAGGGAGATCAGCAATATGCCCTGAgtgaaacaaagagacagaaaacatgaatgaaaaacaggTTTTCTTTTAGTAGTAGAAGATGACAGTCAGAGCCACATTAATTGGGTAATTATGGGTCggtatacatttatttacagatGCATAGCCCACTCATTTTACCCCATTATCTCTCCATTGTCCGCAGGCTGAGAGAAATCTTCATACTCCATATTTACTTACTGTGCAGACAGACGGTGTGATGTACTTCCAACAGTATTTCATATAGGGCCAAGGGCGGTAGCCAAGCATGTCCTGAATTTGATCGTAATAGTGATCGGCACCTTGGAGACAGATATTCATAGTCAGCTGTTGGAGCTTgctttggttgtgtgtgtgtgtgtgtgtgtgtgtgtgtgttgaagagcAACATTCTCATCTTCTCACAGGTATCTTAACTATGACTGGAGTGATGTAAATCTGAGCACATTATAATGTCACGATGGCAACAATTGTGATAAAGCCCATGTTGAATATAATCAGCAGTATCATCTAGGGAAATTGTATAAGTGCTGATAACACCAGTCAAATGTATGTTTCCATCAAAGTTACTATAACTTTGATGGATGGTAACTGTCTTTGAATAACAACATCCTGTAACTCACCATACACCCATCCCAAACAAACAGGttccaaaattgcaaaaaacatTAGTGGCATTCCACTACAAGCGTAGTagtcaaacagctgaaataTATAGAGTCCACCCTGCAAGAgttagagagaggaagaaacttACAGACAGACCAAGAGATATAAATGCATCTAGGGCTTCATTCTTACTTTAAACTacacatgataaaaaaacaaactgacttACCTCAGTGACCATCAACAGTCCAACAAGGAAGCATCCGACACTTACGGCCAGCAGAAGTAGTTTACGTCGAGAACCAGTCAAGAAGACGGAGGGATACATGTCTGATATGCTTGTGATAATGCCTTCCAGAGACACAAACTGTGGGGACAAagttttgtttcctctgttactcatcaaaagaaaaataactgaaGAGCATCAAACATAATGTTCCTCAAGCTTACATCCTATTAAGATGTATTTACCACAATGTAATGCTAACCACCTACCTCACTGTCCAGTCCAAGGAGGATGATCATAATAAAGAAGAATGCAGCCCAGAGCTGGGGAACAGGCATCATGGCTACTGCCCGAGGGTAGGCGATGAACGCCAGGCCAGGGCCTGAAAGTAATCCATACCAGATGCAGAGTGTTAGCCAAGGCCCCATAGGTGATGCAGCTTTCAGCTCCAACCTCATTGAAATGCTCAGAGCCATTTAACACGGAGAGCTGCTTCATTTTGACCCCTCCAATCAGcatgtataaaaaataatagatcATGTATGTAATTGTGTTGCATCGCAAACAATCAAATACCTGATTCAGCCACTGCTGAGATGTCGACACCCAACTCTTTCGCCATGAAGCCAAGAACAGAGAAGACTGCAAAGCCAGCCACAAAGCTGGTTAAACTGTTCAGCAGGCAGAGGGCAAATGAGTCTCTGTAAGTGAGAAAGATGACTGTGTATCCTGAGTCATGTGAACAAGAGGGAGGTAATTAGACAGTacagaaaaatatttcttttgctTACCTGTAgcagttgttgttgtatttgttgtagCTTCCCAGAGACGGCAAAGAACCTACGCACACACAACAGGAGAATAATATCTGGCTCCCAGCATCCATCCAcaccttaaaacaaacaatgaaacattttagttgttttatctatttttttttttttttaatctccccTTTTAGATTTTACTAGTCATGCATTACATTCATGATTACTCTACTTTAGTGGTTCCTAAccaaacaacattaaaaaaaaatcaattacttTAAATCAAAATTAGCCAAATCAATTGCTATACTTTACAAGGTAAAGGATTTGTTGAACGAGCATGCcttgtatattttgtattgttcaGTCGTCGTCCCCTACATAACTTATTGCCTAGAAATATGGGGGAATGCATATCCTACCCATACTAGACCTATTTTCATTCTTCAAAAAAGAGCTGTACGGATTatcacaaaatcaaactacagagaaccatcaaatggattatttattaaattaaggGCTTTCAAATTCATGGACCTAGTGGACTATAAAATAGCATTGATAATGTACAAGGCATATAACAATCTATTACCTTGTGAAATGTTgagcatgtttaaaaaaagggaATGCAGATACGAGCTCCGAGGGAAACATAtgatggagaaaataaaatccaggaccaaaataaaagatcaaTGTATTTCTGTGAGGGGTGTGGATGTATGGAATGGTCTAGACGATGAATTGAAGATGTGCCAGTCAGTCCTCGAATTTAAACGTTTGTTCAAAAGTAAggtatttgaaaaatatgatgaCTCAGATACCATTCTGAAGTTATTTGGGATCTTTTGTGTAAAATGctataatattttgtttaatgttttgaaaaattttgATCTGATCAAGCTGATCTGATAAGAAGGGTAGGCGAAAATAAGCGCTAGCTTCAGCCTATGCCTTTTCGGTTGtggatattttcatttatactgacagaatgtgtatttatttgtttatttatttattcatttttcctgttaaacagtgtaaatttaaatgacctgaccaaaataaattatttttcattcattcattcaaaaaaaagCAACgtaaaatttcaatttcaaatgtgtttcaaaAATATTACGTGAcataaactgaaaacatgtacCTTCAAATCACTCTTATCTCACAAACTTTAATGCAGACTTCGTTCCACATGGGAATTCTTATTTCAGAATTTCATTTGACagacagtatttatttatttctgtatatatttattCCCCATGTGTTCTCTTTCCGTCATGTACTCTTCTCATACAAAGAGACAGTTAATAAGTGGAAATCAACGGTTGGTTGGTGGCCTCACTGACCAGCCCCCTCTTTTTAATGTCCTGCATCCCTCTTGTAAATGTCCTGTTTCTCCTTTGATGGATCATCGTGGGAAATCTTGAAAAACTGAAGACGCTCCGTCGGTGTCACTTTATGTTGTGGGAATTTCTCTAACCCCTGATTGGCTCTACATCtacagtcaggtccataagtaCACTCCTGATTAAAATCTTAAGActagttgagaaattgcaagaatttacattttgcactgttggatcttaaaaaggttttaagtagagcttcaaaatgcaaaacgaagaaatgggagtgagacaaaaaaaaaaaaatgagtaagcaatttattgcaaacaatcattaaactgaaataggctgttcatcagctgatcaaaagtttaagaccactgcctttaaaagcccaaatctttgcaaaaatgtggattctgtgtcattttctgtaaggtatccacactgtcatgacctcctgatggcaaaggcaaaaaaaactttctctccTTGcacgcggtcggattgttgagctgcataagcaaggcccaacaacaaggccctcacagcgtgccattgctgctgaggttggatgTAGTAAGACAGTCGTCTTAAACGTCTTataagatcctgagggttatggaacaaaaaagtcaagtggtagacccaaaaaaaattTACCAGCCCTGAGCTGGAGGATCCAATTGGTTGTCCATCAAGACACGGAACAATCCTCGGCcaaaattaagcttgtcactgctgccaactgcagtcccataaccatcagacggcatctgcgagagcagggttttaagaacaaaaaacgtcttcaaaggcctcgtctccttcaacggcacaaaattgcccgattggagtttgcacgagagcaccaaacatgggacattgaaaggtggaagaaagttttattctctgatgagaaaaaatgtaactttgacggtcctgatggcttccaacgttactggcatgacaaggagatcccacctgagatgttttctacacggcacagtggagggggcgccatcatgatctggggggctttctccttcaatggaacaatggagcttcaggttgtgcagaggcatcgaacggcagctggctatgtggagatgttgcagggggcgtccctcatgactgaaggccatcgtctgtgtggtaatgactgggtttttcaacaggacaacgctgcagttcacaatgcccgcctgacaaaggacttcttccagagaaagaacatcactcttttgaaccatcctgcgtgttcccctgatctaaatccaactgagaacatttgggattggatggcaaggaaagtttacagaaatggacaccagttccagacagtggatgccctccatgaagccatcttcaccacttagagcaacattcccactagcctcctggaaacactagcatcaagcatgccgaaacaaatttttgaggtgattaacaagaaatctttttttgcctttgccatcaggaggtcatgacagtgtggatacctgacagaatttccctggttgggatcaataaagtatatctatctatctatctatctatctatctatctatctatctatctatcagaaaatgacactgaatccacatttttgcaaagatttgggcttttaaaggtaGTGGTTTTAAACCAGTAGGCACGACTATACAATACAGATGAAATGTTAGTGTTAAGTGAAATAATGTATTGTTCAGTCTTTAATCCCACCTGAGGATCTGTGAGGCGGCCTGGATTAGGAAAGAGGTAAAATCGAACGCCATCTGAGGCTCCTGGTAATGTCAGACCTCGAATCAGCAACGCTATAATCATCACGTAGGGAAAAGTAGCTGTGAAATATAcgacctgagagagagaaccaCCAAAATACAACAATTACAAGAGGGGAGGTCAAGTTTCATTACAGATTATCATTACAGATTATCACTCAAATGTATAAATGGGAAAATGTTATGACACATAAATTACAATGCTGCATTTTTAACAGGCAGTATTAAACATGCCATGCAATTATACATTATTTACAACTAAGCTCAATTAACACTGCGGCAAATGTGCATCTTAATGGTGATAGCATTATACTTCAGCCTACCTTTAAGTTGCAACCACTATGACCAATTATTTACATCAGATATTGCATAATgcaaaaggaacaaaacataaaaaaagagaaaagagagaactGGGTAAGGGTAAGAAGGGTAACATATGAATTCACCTTCCCTGAAGACTTGACTCCTTTCCAGACACAGAAGAAACAGATAATCCAGCTTAGCAGAAGAAACCCAGCCAGATCCCAGCGCATACTACCCATCTCCTCGATTCCTCCAGACAAGCCCAAGATCCTTCttctaaaaatataaatatcaatGATTGCTTAGGAAATTGTGCTTCtcacaaaacaattaaaaacaattgCTTCAATGATTATGTAAATGTGAATACGTACTGCCAGAATTCCTGAACCGAAGATGTTGCATTCCCCAAAATCTGTCCATTTGCTGTGTGATTCTGAGCCAAATCAATGCAGTTCTCTTATCGTGGGAGAGTAAGAATAACAAGTGAGAATGGCATTTTGTTAACATGTTGATGAATAGTTCTTGTAtaagtcttgtgtgtgtgtgtgtgtgtgtgtgtgtgtgtgttataattctgtgtgtgtattataaTTCTGACCATTTGGTCACCAAAAGTGTCCAAAACTAAAGATCATCCCCGAAAAAGAGTTTTTCACTAATTTACACCTACTGAAGGAGAGGGTGGTTAAACATGTTCTGACCTGATTACCTCAAGAGCTCTTATTTGTTTTGTGAGGACTAAAAAAATCTTCGAagtaaaagacaagaaaaagacaagtgCAAATTACTTATCAGTTCAAAAATTTGGCTCCCAAAACGACAGTAACATGAAAACGAcgtgacaggtgtgtgtacctgtgttcCAGGTGTTGTTACAGTTGGCCCAGGGAAGCTCGGTGttgaaggaaaagaggagataGAGGAAGGCCCAAGCCAGTATGATGATGTAATACATGACACCATAGAGCAGGATCACTTGACTACCGTAGCCTACACCTATCGGCAAAAACGTGTTATTATCtgcaaatatgtgaaatattaCCATTTACAGTGTGAAAGTACTGCATATACTGTGTTGTATGTTGAACTAGGAGTACCTTGAAAGGCAGGACATATTTTCCTCCAAGATGTGATTCCACCTTGACTGGTTAACTGTCCCATAGACACctccaaaaagaaaagggggattCCACAGGTAAACAGGAACAGGACATACGGGACCAAGAAAACTCCTAATGTGAAAAATTTTGTAGGAAAAAGAAGGCAAATTTATGCAAGACACATTGCATTTGTAATAAATACCGTTACTGTAGTAATACTGAAATAAAATCCATATTATAACTGAAATTCAGAAGTTCATGAATTATACAGTGCATCCAGAAAGTATTCACAGtgcttcactttttccacattatgttatgttacagcCTTATAGCAAAATTGGttaaattcattctttttttttgagatttttgcaaatgtattaaaaataaaaataaaaaaaaaactgagaaatcaCAGCCAAATAACAGCAATTATGATGCCACAAGCTTGGCACACCTATGTTTGGGCAGTTTGGCCCATTCCTCTTTGCAGCACCTCTCAAGCTCCATCAGGTTGGACGGGAAGCGTCGGTGCACAGCCATTTTCAGATCTCTCCAGAGAAGTTCAGTCACATTCAAGTctgggctctggctgggccactcaaggacattcacagagttttCATGAAGCCACTCCTTTGatatcttggctgtgtgcttacgGTCGTTGTTCTGCTGAAAGATGAACCCAGTCTGAGGTCAAGAGCGCTCTGGAgcaggttgaatgaatgaatgaatgaatgaatgaatgaatgaatcaatcaatcaatcaatcaatcaatcaatcaatcaatcaatcaatcaatcaatcaatcaagtttATTTTGACCAAGATTAGCAACAGGAATACAAAGTCCATACAAGTACATTAAGTGAAATCAGAATGGTGAatatcaaataaagtaaatataCATGCTTAATAAATACCAAGTAAAAGGCCGAAACAGGAATAGGCAGAAGCCAAAGGCTTATTTTAGCCTATCCTTTATCCTATCAAACCAGACTAAATACTCCCATAATGGTAAAGGAGAAAACTCCCATAATGGCAAAGGAGAAAAGGTTTTCATCCAGGATGTCTCTGTACATTGCTGCATTCACGTTTCCCTCTATCCTGACTAGTCTCCCAgctcctgctgctgaaaaacatccccacagcctgatgctgccaccaccatgcttcactttAGGGATGGTGTTGGCCTggtgatgagcggtgcctggtGTCCTCCAAACGTGACGCCTGGCATTCACGCCAAAGACTTCAGTCTTTGtctcatcagaccagagaatttTGTTTCTCATGGTCTGAGAGTCCCTCAGGTTACTTTTGGCAAACTCCAGGTGGGCTGCCATGTGCCTTTTACTAAGGAGGGGCTTCTGTCTGGCCACTCTACCATACAGGCCTGATTGGTGGATTGCTGCAgagatggttgtccttctggaaggttctcctctctccacagaggaactcTGGATCTCTGACCATCGGGTTCTTGGTCACCTCCCtgactaaggcccttctcccctGATTGTTCAGTTTAGATGGCCGGCCCGCTCTAGGAAGAGTCCTGGTGGTTCCGAACTTCTTCCACTTATGGAtgatggaggccactgtgctcatTGGGACCttcaaagcagcaaaaatcTTTCTGTACCCTTCCCCAGATTTGTGCCTAGTAGGGCTGTTAGTcaactggtcgatttattggtcgatacgttcttggtcgatcaaaatctgattggtcaattatTTGCTGTATTAATTtgatcaggagtaaagcactaagtgccaatgggggtgttttcacaaacaaacggtttcacaggtaacagtctcagaacaccccccttgttttcacaattttggattagcccaacccactggcggagacagataggtaggcccgtatgttctgaattgaagaaaaaattagccCTGGTTTTCagaatatttgcttaattaagaacgtttaatgaacattagtcctctaccatgtcaaagacatcgtcagtgtggcagcattttaccaaaataaatagaaaaaaagtcgaatgcaaactttgcgaACAACATtttgcgtatcacagctcaacaaccaacatggcatatcacctgtAAACGGTgagctaacatgtctgcgttaggttgctccgtcagtttggagtataaacatatcagaattggcatatttcaaagttg encodes:
- the LOC115376343 gene encoding sodium- and chloride-dependent GABA transporter 2-like — translated: MQPASKGEVKPMTDEEHQGRARSECQDRGQWANKREFILAVAGTVVGLGNVWRFPYLCFKNGGGVFLVPYVLFLFTCGIPLFFLEVSMGQLTSQGGITSWRKICPAFQGVGYGSQVILLYGVMYYIIILAWAFLYLLFSFNTELPWANCNNTWNTENCIDLAQNHTANGQILGNATSSVQEFWQRRILGLSGGIEEMGSMRWDLAGFLLLSWIICFFCVWKGVKSSGKVVYFTATFPYVMIIALLIRGLTLPGASDGVRFYLFPNPGRLTDPQVWMDAGSQILFSCCVCVGSLPSLGSYNKYNNNCYRDSFALCLLNSLTSFVAGFAVFSVLGFMAKELGVDISAVAESGPGLAFIAYPRAVAMMPVPQLWAAFFFIMIILLGLDSEFVSLEGIITSISDMYPSVFLTGSRRKLLLLAVSVGCFLVGLLMVTEGGLYIFQLFDYYACSGMPLMFFAILEPVCLGWVYGADHYYDQIQDMLGYRPWPYMKYCWKYITPSVCTGILLISLIKFTPLKYNNTYQYPWWGYSIGIFLTLSSALLVPLWFLYSLTVTPGTLRQRLRVLCTPAEELGGSSAKRTVDSEARHSFTKSEGFPLNTTEEPTHAVSEGYCLE